Proteins encoded in a region of the Oscarella lobularis chromosome 5, ooOscLobu1.1, whole genome shotgun sequence genome:
- the LOC136187365 gene encoding uncharacterized protein produces MASVGKIGVFESEKEEWRHYIERLEFYFEANDVKDDGKKKAILLSVCGPAAYRTIRSASAAPLTTASYHQIKRQTEDHLDPTPSKATRRWRFRLRHRKQGESIVAYVAELRKLAERCEFHDVAEELCDQLVVGVNDHKIRSKLLAEKKLTFESAFEIARSTEVAEMQSHEMQGTPDESAHAVSTAAAESAAFNAQQRKCYRCNGNHSPATCRFASHTCHECGKLGHVARACRSRQPATPKEKKGTKESLKAKKAHKVSEAQATEEDSDSAEESFRINFCTKGSRVAPFIVPLKIDGKPCSFELDTGAGVSLIGEVEFRKLWSRRSAPALRRGRVTLSTYTKDPVPVLGECDVRVRYEGQRKQLTLIVVKGDGPSLMGRNWLTQFQLDWPRLAAYQTASVNACSATSGLPIVTKFPEVFGNGLGELRGQKAKIRVNLTVNPVIVPDSYPLPRIDDLLASLAGGESFTKLDLSSAYQQVELDEESKKLLTVNTPWGLFRYNRLPFGVSVAPTIFQRIMDSLLQGVPGTVVYLDDILVTGKSREEHLRNLELVLGRLAAAGLRLKTSKCAFFVPVVEYLGHKIDKEGLHPTDEKVAAVTHAPAPKNVAQLKAYLGLVNYYGKFIRQLATKLAPLYRLLEKGAQWKWGEREVQAFADSKKALTSDCVLAHYDPALPLTLACDASLVGVGAVLSHVWPDGREQPVAYASQSLSARERRYSQLDKEGAAVVFGLKKFYMFLAGRPFTIFTDHKPLLTLFGPDKGTPLLGSPRILRWSAKLKAFQYTLKYRPGAANGNADGLSRLPLDDIAEKPESPIEAVLSLRALELTATESPIVVSDIEKMTTSDPTLRLVRSFVGNGWPERKPAEVSESFWSRRSELSEEDGCLLWGERLACYMKGTQESYA; encoded by the exons ATGGCTTCAGTGGGCAAAATCGGCGTCTtcgagagcgaaaaagagGAATGGCGTCATTACATCGAGCGACTGGAATTCTACTTTGaggcgaacgacgtcaagGACGACGgcaagaagaaagcgattctCCTCAGCGTTTGTGGGCCGGCGGCGTATCGAACAATTCGATCCGCGTCGGCCGCACCGCTCACAACAGCATCTTACCACCAGATCAAAAGGCAGACAGAAGATCACTTGGATCCCACGCCGTCTAAGGCCACTCGCCGATGGCGTTTTCGTTTGCGACATCGAAAGCAGGGCGAATCGATAGTAGCCTACGTCGCGGAACTACGCAAATTGGCTGAACGCTGTGAGTTCCACGATGTCGCAGAGGAGCTGTGCGACCAGCTCGTGGTTGGAGTGAATGACCACAAAATTCGTAGCAAGCTACTCGCGGAAAAGAAGTTGACTTTTGAGTCAGCGTTCGAGATCGCGCGTTCCACGGAAGTAGCCGAGATGCAATCACACGAAATGCAAGGGACACCAGACGAATCGGCTCATGCAGTGAGTACTGCAGCCGCGGAAAGCGCCGCGTTCAACGCGCAACAACGGAAGTGTTACCGTTGTAACGGAAACCATTCGCCCGCCACGTGTCGTTTTGCTTCACACACCTGCCACGAGTGCGGTAAATTGGGTCACGTTGCTCGTGCTTGCCGCAGTCGCCAACCGGCAACTCccaaggagaagaaaggtACCAAGGAGTCGCTCAAAGCGAAGAAGGCACATAAAGTGTCGGAGGCACAAGCGACGGAGGAGGACAGCGATTCAGCGGAGGAATCGTTCCGAATTAACTTTTGCACAAAAGGCTCCCGAGTGGCGCCATTTATAGTGCCGTTAAAAATTGATGGCAAGCCGTGCTCGTTTGAGTTGGACACTGGCGCAGGCGTGTCCCTGATAGGAGAAGTAGAGTTTCGAAAACTGTGGTCGCGACGGAGCGCCCCGGCGTTACGGCGTGGCCGGGTAACGCTGTCGACTTACACGAAAGACCCAGTTCCGGTTCTCGGGGAATGCGATGTACGAGTGAGGTACGAAGGTCAGCGAAAACAGTTGACCCTGATTGTCGTGAAAGGTGACGGACCAAGCCTGATGGGACGCAACTGGCTCACGCAATTTCAGTTGGACTGGCCCCGTCTGGCAGCGTATCAGACAGCATCGGTCAATGCGTGTTCGGCAACGAGTGGGCTGCCGATCGTAACAAAATTTCCTGAGGTTTTTGGCAACGGACTAGGAGAACTTCGGGggcaaaaagcaaaaattcgAGTCAA CCTCACGGTCAATCCGGTAATTGTTCCGGACTCGTACCCGCTTCCTCGCATTGATGATTTGCTAGCGTCCCTCGCAGGTGGGGAGTCGTTCACGAAGCTAGATCTTAGCAGCGCTTACCAGCAGGTGGAACTCGACGAGGAATCAAAAAAGCTGTTGACCGTTAATACGCCCTGGGGCCTTTTTCGGTACAATCGGCTGCCTTTTGGCGTTTCGGTAGCCCCGACCATTTTTCAACGAATCATGGACAGTTTGCTGCAAGGCGTACCGGGGACCGTCGTGTATCTCGATGATATATTGGTGACGGGGAAGTCCCGCGAGGAGCATCTTCGCAACCTGGAACTCGTGTTAGGCCGTCTGGCGGCGGCCGGCTTGCGTTTGAAAACATCCAAATGCGCGTTTTTCGTTCCGGTGGTGGAATACTTAGGGCATAAAATTGATAAAGAGGGACTCCATCCGACCGATGAAAAGGTTGCGGCAGTCACGCACGCACCGGCCCCCAAGAATGTCGCGCAGCTCAAAGCGTATTTGGGTTTGGTCAACTATTATGGAAAATTCATCCGTCAATTGGCGACGAAGCTGGCTCCGCTGTATCGTCTACTCGAAAAAGGAGCTCAGTGGAAATGGGGCGAGCGCGAAGTTCAGGCGTTTGCGGACTCAAAGAAAGCTTTGACGTCGGACTGTGTTTTAGCACACTATGATCCAGCATTACCGTTGACCTTGGCTTGCGATGCGTCACTGGTGGGAGTTGGAGCCGTTTTGTCACACGTTTGGCCTGATGGGAGGGAACAACCCGTGGCGTATGCATCGCAATCGTTATCGGCGCGGGAGCGGCGATATTCGCAGCTCGACAAGGAAGGTGCGGCGGTGGTTTTTGGGCTAAAGAAGTTCTACATGTTTCTGGCTGGACGACCCTTTACGATCTTTACGGATCACAAGCCGTTATTGACATTATTCGGTCCGGATAAAGGAACCCCGCTGCTGGGCTCACCGCGGATCTTAAGATGGTCGGCTAAGCTCAAGGCGTTTCAGTATACGCTAAAGTACCGCCCTGGGGCGGCAAACGGAAATGCGGACGGATTGAGCAGACTACCCTTGGACGACATTGCTGAAAAACCAGAGTCGCCTATTGAGGCAGTCTTGTCCCTACGTGCTTTGGAACTGACGGCAACGGAATCACCCATCGTGGTGTCGGATATTGAAAAAATGACAACGTCGGACCCAACCCTGCGACTGGTGCGATCCTTCGTAGGAAATGGATGGCCGGAGAGAAAGCCTGCGGAAGTATCGGAGAGTTTTTGGTCACGCCGTTCAGAGTTGAGCGAAGAGGACGGATGCTTACTCTGGGGTGAACGATTG GCATGCTACATGAAGGGCACCCAGGAGTCGTACGCATGA